A stretch of Accipiter gentilis unplaced genomic scaffold, bAccGen1.1, whole genome shotgun sequence DNA encodes these proteins:
- the LOC126037263 gene encoding LOW QUALITY PROTEIN: SH3 and multiple ankyrin repeat domains protein 1-like (The sequence of the model RefSeq protein was modified relative to this genomic sequence to represent the inferred CDS: deleted 1 base in 1 codon), whose amino-acid sequence VNGQNVVKVGHRQVVNMIRQGGNSLVVKVVMVTRHPEAPEGPRRRAAPPQPRRLPAPAISLRSKSMTSELEEMEYDPSSATEKKRTVYQMALNKLDEILAAAQQSISAGEGPGPPLPPLGKTRPKGFFSPEAPFEAHRMGPGGFDRPFLPPGPPHGLMLRQKSIGAPEEDKPFLAPPSGKFSRSLSVPGSDDIPPPPTTSPPEPPYSTPPAPLGAATPRTGPGGGPWRLYNFGGRGSAGGVGGGTAPPAGGDKSSISIPTIVVKAPSTSSSGRSSRGSSVEAEGGGGGPGDVPPPSVGGVGSSSPPHPPPPPPPPPSSSSTPFDFTSQFGAALVGAARREWGGDARRRSALFLSTEEEEDAAGGILAAPPRLRHSKSIDEGMFVAGEVFPTRPYRAGKGAGAGSAFSSVAAPAATPGHASVATPGHASAATPSHAVSAPGARGAASTRGAASSATPAACKSLAAALQPALQPAALQPGLAPLPAGLSALPAGLAALTPTGLATLRQPLQPGTGVLPAALTVLQPGGGGGDGDAGFTRRGRRGEAGFGALPSRLGHPRYNPPVRLYRKPNPPPPGARDEAAAPRHLPKLGAPPPTAVSPSSSPSEARLELRVRFAEAGGLLALPPPAPSVDGDEELLLAEPLPPPLEFANSFEGPEGPPVGDSTASSLTSYDSEVATLTQGTPENRRGAGGPATATGGAAGLGIGGGVPEGADVVTDSGIEEVDSRSSSDHPPESGEGPPPYAPLGDGGERVRSRGRGARGGGGGEGRRAEIWEDAGRGGGGGGIGGIGGIAAAWPRAAGEGPFGAPGRHRLPDPAGPPPPSAKPPPSSATASASSSTSLALFPNWPPPKSSPSSGGIPDLDVRPPLLRRAPSPATLPTERRGSPAPRPASLPTLPAGSAPLYAGFFEFRGAPGVFGEIPPARSLSPTRPPPPPPDKPFGAKPLAFWSKFDVADWLEYLNLGEHRARFLHNEIDGSHLPSLTKEDYIDLGVTRVGHRMNIDRALKLFLER is encoded by the exons GTGAACGGCCAGAACGTGGTGAAGGTGGGGCACCGCCAGGTCGTCAACATGATCCGTCAGGGGGGGAACAGCCTCGTCGTCAAGGTCGTGATGGTGACGCGACACCCCGAGGCCCCCGAGGGACCCCGGCGCAGGG ctgcccccccccagccgcgGCGTCTCCCAGCTCCGGCCATTTCCCTGCGCTCCAAATCCATGACCTCGGAACTGGAGGAGatgg agtACGACCCCTCCTCAGCCACCGAGAAGAAGAGGACGGTCTATCAGATGGCGCTCA acAAACTGGACGAGATCCTGGCGGCCGCCCAGCAGAGCATCAGCgcgggggaggggccgggcccccccctgccccccctggGCAAAACTCGCCCCAAGGGCTTCTTCAGCCccgag gcccccttcGAGGCTCACCGCATGGGACCGGGGGGCTTCGACCGACCCttcctcccccccggccccccccacgGCCTCATGCTGCGCCAAAAATCCATCG GTGCCCCCGAGGAGGACAAACCTTTCCTGGCCCCCCCCAGCGGAAAATTCAGCCGCAGCCTTTCGGTTCCCGGTTCGGacgacatc ccccccccccccaccacctccccccccgaACCCCCTTACAGCACCCCCCCAGCACCTTTGGGCGCCGCCACCCCCCGAACGGGACCTGGGGGGGGTCCTTGGCGCCTTTATAATTTTGGGGGGCGCGGAAGCGCCGGCGGAGTtggggggggcacggcccccccgg cggggggggacAAAAGCTCCATTTCCATCCCCACCATCGTGGTGAAAGCCCCCTCCACCAGCAGCAGCGGGCGAAGCAGCCGGGGGAGCAGCGTAGAGGccgaaggagggggggggggccccggTGACGTCCCCCCGCCGTCGGTCGGGGGGGTGGGATcctcgtcccccccccaccctcctcctcctcctccgccgccgccgtcgtcaTCGTCGACCCCTTTCGATTTTACGTCCCAATTCGGGGCGGCGTTGGTGGGGGCCGCCaggagggaatgggggggggaCGCGCGGCGACGGTCCGCGCTCTTCCTCTCCACCGAGGAAGAGGAAGACGCGGCCGGCGGGATTttggccgccccgccgcgcctccGGCATTCCAAAAGCATCGACGAAGGCATGTTCGTCGCCGGCGAAGTTTTCCCCACGCGGCCTTACCGCGCCGGGAAAGGAGCGGGAGCGGGAAGCGCGTTTAGCAGCGTGGCCGCGCCCGCCGCCACGCCCGGCCACGCCTCCGTTGCCACGCCCGGCCACGCCTCGGCCGCCACGCCTTCGCACGCCGTTTCGGCGCCCGGAGCGCGCGGCGCGGCTTCGACGCGCGGCGCGGCCTCTTCGGCGACGCCGGCCGCTTGCAAGAGTTTGGCGGCGGCCTTGCAACCGGCCTTGCAACCGGCGGCGTTGCAACCCGGGTTGGCCCCGTTGCCGGCCGGCTTATCGGCGTTGCCGGCCGGTTTGGCGGCGTTGACGCCGACGGGTTTGGCGACTTTACGTCAGCCTTTGCAACCGGGAACCGGCGTTTTACCGGCCGCTTTGACCGTGTTGCaaccggggggcggggggggcgacgGCGACGCCGGTTTTACAcgccgggggcggcgcggcgAGGCCGGATTCGGGGCCCTTCCAAGCCGGCTTGGCCAC CCGCGTTACAACCCACCGGTTCGCCTTTACCGAAAACCAAACCCGCCCCCCCCGGGAGCCCGAGACGAAGCAGCCGCCCCCCGTCACCTACCGAAACttggggcccccccccccaccgccgttTCTCCGTCGTCATCTCCTTCGGAAGCTCGGTTGGAATTGCGGGTGCGGTTCGCCGAAGCGGGGGGGTTGCTGGCGTTACCCCCCCCGGCTCCTTCGGTCGACGGGGACGAAGAGTTGCTCTTGGCCGAACCCTTGCCCCCCCCCTTGGAGTTCGCCAACAGCTTCGAGGGGCCGGAGGGACCCCCGGTGGGCGACTCCACCGCCTCCAGCCTCACGTCCTACGACAGCGAAGTGGCCACCCTCACCCAAGGGACCCCCGAAAACCGACGCGGAGCGGGGGGGCCCGCCACCGCTACCGGCGGAGCGGCTGGCTTGGGAATCGGCGGGGGGGTCCCCGAAGGTGCCGACGTCGTCACCGATTCGGGGATCGAAGAAGTcgacagccgcagcagcagcgACCACCCCCCCGAAAGCGGGGAGGGCCCCCCGCCCTACGCACCCTTGGGTGACGGCGGGGAGCGGGTGAGGAGCAGGGGccggggggcgcggggaggggggggcggcgaAGGGAGAAGGGCCGAAATTTGGGAAGACGccggccgaggaggaggaggaggaggaatcgGAGGAATCGGAGGAATCGCCGCGGCTTGGCCCAGGGCGGCGGGAGAGGGACCCTTCGGCGCCCCGGGGAGGCACAG GCTCCCCGaccccgccggccccccgccgccctccgccaaaccccccccttcctccgccaccgcctccgcctcctcctccacctctttgGCCCTTTTCCCCAACTGGCCGCCCCCCAAATCCTCTCCATCCTCCGGCGGAATTCCCGATCTCGACGTCCGACCTCCCCTTCTCCGTCGCGCCCCGAGTCCCGCCACGCTCCCCACGGAACGCCGCGGCAGCCCGGCTCCCCGGCCCGCCTCCCTGCCCACGCTCCCGGCGGGaagcgccccgctttacgccggATTTTTCGAATTTCGGGGAGCTCCCGGCGTCTTCGGCGAAATTCCTCCGGCGAGGTCGCTTTCGCCcacgaggccgccgccgccgccgcccgatAAACCTTTCGGGGCGAAACCGTTGGCTTTTTGGAGCAAGTTCGACGTGGCCGACTGGTTGGAGTATTTAAACCTGGGGGAGCACCGGGCTCGGTTTCTCCATAACGAGATCGACGGGTCCCATTTGCCGTCGCTCACCAAGGAGGATTATATCGACCTGGGGGTCACCCGCGTCGGGCACCGCATGAACATCGACCGGGCGCTCAAGCTCTTCTTGGAGAGGTGA